The following are from one region of the Pseudodesulfovibrio piezophilus C1TLV30 genome:
- the nadA gene encoding quinolinate synthase NadA, translating to MEKSVDTIHRIKEAMGDNLAILGHHYQSDDVVALTDIRGDSLELSRRISSLDAEHIVFCGVYFMAESAAILQRSGQKIYIPDITATCPMADMADAKRVEKTLEILQSNGRKVIPLTYVNSSAAVKGVVGRFDGSVCTSANAERMLKWACEQGDSVLFLPDKHLARNTAHALGIPLEKQLVQPEGIKEGVVDLFVDSKVADDKELIIWPGYCPIHEEFTLKSIQTIRLNEPDAHIVVHPECAPEVVAASDGHGSTTFLIKYASEAPSGSTVYIGTEENLVNRLAQQFKSEKTIKPLAVSRCDDMGKTTIHNLANLLENIHETVPVTVAEEIREPAKWALERMLKVCA from the coding sequence GTGGAAAAGTCAGTCGATACGATTCATAGAATCAAAGAGGCAATGGGCGATAATCTTGCGATTCTCGGTCATCACTATCAGTCAGATGATGTTGTTGCGCTAACTGACATTAGGGGAGATTCGCTCGAATTATCACGGCGTATCAGTAGTCTCGATGCGGAGCATATTGTTTTTTGTGGTGTCTATTTTATGGCAGAATCGGCGGCAATTCTTCAGCGTTCCGGGCAGAAAATTTACATTCCGGATATTACTGCAACATGCCCCATGGCGGATATGGCAGACGCTAAGAGAGTTGAAAAAACGTTGGAGATACTTCAAAGCAATGGGCGAAAGGTTATTCCATTAACCTATGTAAATTCCTCTGCTGCCGTTAAAGGAGTCGTTGGCCGCTTTGATGGTTCTGTCTGCACCTCCGCCAATGCTGAAAGAATGCTTAAATGGGCCTGTGAACAAGGGGATTCAGTTCTTTTTCTTCCAGATAAACACCTTGCTCGAAATACGGCCCATGCACTGGGCATTCCTCTCGAGAAGCAACTCGTGCAACCCGAAGGAATAAAAGAAGGTGTCGTTGATCTTTTTGTCGATTCCAAAGTCGCCGATGACAAGGAACTGATCATTTGGCCCGGATATTGTCCCATTCATGAAGAATTCACTTTAAAGAGCATTCAGACAATCAGATTGAATGAACCTGATGCGCATATTGTTGTTCATCCGGAGTGTGCCCCGGAAGTTGTTGCTGCATCTGATGGGCATGGGTCGACAACTTTTCTGATTAAGTATGCATCTGAAGCGCCTTCAGGATCAACTGTGTACATCGGGACTGAGGAAAACTTGGTGAATCGGTTGGCACAGCAATTTAAATCTGAAAAAACAATCAAGCCACTTGCTGTTAGCCGATGCGATGACATGGGGAAAACAACAATTCATAATCTGGCAAATCTATTGGAAAATATTCATGAAACAGTTCCAGTGACAGTTGCCGAAGAAATCAGAGAACCAGCTAAATGGGCTTTGGAACGTATGCTTAAAGTATGCGCTTAA
- the nadB gene encoding L-aspartate oxidase — MYNLRFHCDALIIGSGISGALAALTLADKGLDVILITADENIGDGNTALAQGGIVYRSDEDEPKLLEKDILTAGWNHNYIRAVRYLCRRGPEVLHEIFLDKYKIPFNQRVPGDWYLTREGGHSLARILYCDDHTGKNIMDVLSREVLEHSNIRVLTKRTAIDLLTTQHHAHHLDFNYSLSNQCVGAYVFNEALQSVETILSKYTLLATGGIGQIYLHTTNTISSIGSGLAMAHRAGARLMNCEYVQFHPTALYGGAQKGDRRFLVSEAVRGEGAVLVNAQREAFMPRYDTRADLAPRDIVTRAIMNEMLHSGDECVYLDVAQVKHDVSKRFPTIFEKCRSIGINMRRDLVPVVPAAHYFCGGILVDNRGRTTLDNLYAAGECSCTGIHGANRLASTSLLEGMLWGYSAGEDIAKRLTKSSKQSRKLNDAIPDWVPGGDKPNEDPALVAQDWANIRNTMWNYVGVSRTKARLTRAFSDLSKLTKDLQDFYKETALSKPIIDLFHGSQAAYIVTLSALRNKKTKGCHFRTD; from the coding sequence ATGTACAATTTACGCTTTCATTGTGATGCTCTCATTATAGGATCCGGGATATCCGGAGCGTTAGCTGCTCTGACGTTGGCTGATAAAGGGCTTGATGTTATTCTCATCACTGCTGATGAAAATATCGGAGATGGTAACACCGCTCTCGCACAAGGGGGAATTGTCTACCGAAGTGATGAAGATGAACCCAAGTTGCTTGAAAAGGACATTCTTACGGCAGGTTGGAATCATAATTATATTCGTGCCGTTCGGTATCTTTGTCGGCGCGGTCCAGAAGTCCTTCATGAGATTTTTTTGGATAAATATAAAATTCCCTTTAACCAACGAGTCCCTGGGGACTGGTACCTAACAAGAGAAGGTGGACACTCTTTAGCGCGTATCCTTTATTGTGATGACCATACAGGAAAGAATATCATGGATGTTCTTTCCCGAGAAGTTTTGGAACATTCGAATATCAGAGTTCTTACCAAAAGGACTGCCATTGATTTACTCACAACACAGCATCACGCCCACCATCTTGATTTTAACTATAGTCTTTCTAATCAATGCGTTGGAGCGTATGTCTTCAACGAAGCATTGCAATCTGTCGAAACTATTCTCTCAAAATATACTCTCCTCGCAACTGGCGGTATTGGGCAGATTTACCTGCATACAACGAACACTATCAGCTCTATAGGTTCGGGACTGGCCATGGCGCATCGAGCCGGAGCTCGTTTGATGAACTGTGAATATGTACAGTTTCACCCCACAGCTCTTTATGGGGGAGCACAAAAAGGAGACAGGCGCTTCCTTGTTTCTGAAGCAGTTCGAGGAGAAGGAGCTGTTCTTGTGAATGCTCAAAGGGAGGCCTTTATGCCTCGGTATGATACTCGTGCCGATTTGGCCCCACGAGATATTGTAACGCGAGCTATAATGAATGAAATGCTTCATTCTGGTGACGAATGTGTCTATCTTGATGTTGCTCAAGTCAAACATGACGTGAGCAAACGATTCCCAACCATATTTGAGAAATGCCGATCTATTGGCATTAATATGCGACGTGATCTTGTTCCAGTCGTTCCTGCTGCACATTATTTTTGTGGAGGTATTCTTGTGGATAACCGGGGACGGACCACATTGGACAATCTTTATGCTGCTGGTGAATGCAGTTGTACAGGAATTCACGGGGCGAATCGGCTGGCAAGTACATCTCTTTTGGAAGGTATGCTTTGGGGATATAGCGCTGGTGAAGATATTGCTAAGAGATTGACAAAAAGTTCAAAACAAAGCCGTAAGCTCAATGACGCAATTCCTGATTGGGTACCAGGTGGTGATAAACCAAATGAAGATCCTGCTCTTGTCGCTCAGGATTGGGCTAATATTCGTAACACGATGTGGAATTATGTCGGTGTATCCAGAACAAAAGCTCGTTTGACTCGTGCCTTTTCTGATTTGAGTAAACTGACTAAAGATCTTCAGGATTTTTATAAAGAGACTGCTCTAAGCAAACCCATCATTGACCTCTTTCATGGTTCACAAGCTGCATATATTGTTACACTCTCAGCACTTCGTAATAAAAAGACCAAAGGATGTCATTTCAGAACCGATTAA
- a CDS encoding TrkH family potassium uptake protein yields the protein MRWRYVLHIIGALVACIGMTMFFPLLWGLYYADGTAGPLAESMAITLLCGVILFAIFRDPEASKASSVMTHREGMAIVALGWFVAGAFGGLPFYLSGTFHSIVDCIFESLSGFSTTGSSVLTDIEAIPRGILFWRSLTHWLGGMGIIVLSLAILPFLGVGGMQLYKAEVPGPVPDKLKPRIKDTAVTLWKVYVFFSVVETVLLMFGGMDFFDALCHTFGTMATGGFSTKNTSVAAFNSAYIDYVITIFMFIAGINFTLHYMLMKWRPMSMLKDPEFRVFSCMVILFTGVVAVACYSAGNYETVSDSIRYTSFQVASILTTTGFATADYELWPGITQAILLFCMFVGGCAGSTGGGMKVMRIMLLIKHSYKELFRLIHPRSVNRVKLGQTVVQDDVLSGVWGFFILWIGLFFLAAFIIAGTGVDVVTSFAASLACIGNIGPGIGGVGPTENFAWLPDTAKWVLTFCMVLGRLEIYTVVILFVPEFWRK from the coding sequence ATGCGCTGGAGATACGTCCTGCATATTATCGGCGCATTGGTGGCTTGCATCGGCATGACGATGTTTTTCCCCCTCCTGTGGGGACTCTATTATGCAGATGGTACAGCTGGCCCACTCGCAGAATCTATGGCGATCACTCTTCTCTGTGGAGTTATTCTCTTTGCCATATTTCGCGACCCAGAGGCATCAAAAGCCTCTTCTGTCATGACGCATCGAGAAGGGATGGCTATTGTCGCCCTAGGGTGGTTTGTTGCTGGAGCCTTTGGAGGACTGCCTTTCTATCTCAGTGGTACTTTCCATTCGATCGTTGATTGTATATTTGAATCATTATCAGGCTTCAGTACAACTGGTTCGTCAGTTCTCACGGATATTGAGGCTATTCCAAGAGGAATTCTTTTTTGGCGGAGTCTCACCCATTGGCTCGGGGGTATGGGTATCATAGTTCTTTCACTTGCTATTCTACCATTTCTTGGTGTTGGTGGAATGCAATTGTATAAAGCAGAAGTGCCAGGACCAGTTCCTGACAAGCTCAAGCCTCGCATTAAGGACACTGCGGTTACCCTCTGGAAAGTCTATGTATTCTTTAGTGTCGTTGAGACTGTATTATTGATGTTCGGTGGCATGGATTTCTTTGACGCTCTCTGTCACACTTTTGGAACCATGGCAACTGGGGGTTTTTCTACAAAGAACACTTCAGTAGCAGCTTTTAATAGTGCCTATATTGATTATGTCATAACAATTTTCATGTTTATTGCCGGTATCAATTTTACTCTCCACTACATGCTTATGAAATGGCGTCCAATGTCTATGCTCAAAGACCCTGAGTTTAGGGTATTTTCGTGCATGGTTATTCTTTTTACCGGAGTTGTTGCCGTTGCATGTTATTCCGCAGGGAATTATGAGACTGTATCGGACTCTATAAGATACACCTCTTTCCAAGTGGCATCTATCCTGACCACAACCGGCTTTGCCACGGCCGATTATGAACTCTGGCCAGGCATTACCCAAGCTATATTGCTTTTTTGTATGTTTGTCGGAGGCTGTGCAGGATCAACCGGCGGAGGTATGAAAGTCATGCGCATCATGTTATTGATAAAGCATTCATACAAAGAACTCTTTCGTTTAATTCATCCTCGTTCAGTCAATCGAGTAAAGCTTGGGCAAACAGTAGTGCAAGATGATGTTCTCAGTGGAGTTTGGGGCTTCTTTATTCTCTGGATAGGTTTATTTTTTCTTGCAGCATTTATAATAGCTGGGACTGGGGTTGACGTCGTTACTTCCTTTGCGGCTTCATTGGCTTGTATCGGCAATATCGGCCCCGGAATAGGAGGGGTAGGGCCAACTGAAAATTTTGCATGGCTTCCGGATACGGCAAAATGGGTGTTGACCTTTTGCATGGTTCTTGGTCGTTTAGAAATATACACTGTGGTGATTTTATTTGTTCCTGAATTTTGGCGTAAATAA
- the trkA gene encoding Trk system potassium transporter TrkA, whose product MRIIIIGAGEVGYHIAQRLAVEHKEVVVIDKSTEALRKLAEASDVQTIRGSGSSPAILEEAGIAQADIFLAVTDSDEINLIACFFANMLGGEKVTKLARIRGGMYTNYKHLLMAEGAGITKIINPDEEVVNSVLRLMSVPGAVEINEFAGGKIRLIGINLPDESPILGAKLLNLRERIGDDLGVVIAALVRDDELIIPSGLDEIRKGDIVYFVCDILDQEEILERIGICVEPVREVMIIGGGNIGYKLAKALDNKFYHTRILENRQKRCNFLSERLNRPIVLMGDSTDQEILREENIQDMDMVIAVTGDEETNILTCLLAKSLGAKRTITRVNNFGYMPLIEPIGIDYVVCPRQSAINSLLHFIRRGRIISSVNIRGEEAEALEAYAYEGSPIVGKAVKDINFPRGCLILCFQRQDEVLIPRGDTIIQPKDLLIIISTRKNIPKVEKVLTTKVEFF is encoded by the coding sequence TTGAGGATTATTATCATTGGGGCTGGTGAAGTAGGCTACCATATCGCGCAACGACTTGCTGTTGAACACAAGGAAGTGGTCGTCATTGATAAGAGTACAGAAGCTCTAAGAAAATTGGCTGAAGCCTCTGATGTGCAGACTATCCGAGGATCTGGTAGTAGTCCCGCTATTCTTGAAGAAGCCGGCATTGCTCAGGCTGATATATTTCTTGCTGTTACAGATAGTGATGAGATCAATCTCATTGCATGTTTTTTTGCCAATATGCTGGGTGGTGAAAAGGTTACGAAGCTCGCCAGAATTCGTGGGGGAATGTATACAAATTACAAACATCTCCTCATGGCTGAAGGGGCTGGAATCACCAAAATCATTAATCCTGATGAAGAGGTTGTTAATTCGGTTCTTCGTTTGATGAGCGTTCCTGGTGCGGTTGAAATCAACGAATTCGCAGGAGGTAAAATCCGGCTAATTGGGATCAATCTTCCTGATGAGAGTCCTATCTTGGGAGCGAAACTGCTTAATTTGAGAGAGAGAATAGGTGATGACCTCGGAGTGGTGATTGCAGCCCTTGTTCGTGATGACGAATTGATAATACCAAGTGGTCTAGATGAAATTCGAAAAGGTGATATTGTCTACTTTGTGTGTGATATTCTTGATCAAGAAGAAATCCTCGAGCGAATAGGAATATGTGTCGAACCTGTTCGGGAAGTTATGATCATTGGTGGTGGGAATATTGGCTATAAATTGGCAAAAGCTCTCGATAACAAATTTTATCACACACGGATTTTGGAGAATCGTCAAAAACGGTGCAATTTTTTATCAGAAAGGCTCAATCGTCCAATTGTCCTTATGGGAGATTCTACGGATCAAGAAATTTTACGAGAAGAAAATATTCAGGATATGGACATGGTTATCGCTGTAACCGGAGATGAAGAGACTAACATTCTGACTTGTCTTTTAGCAAAAAGCCTTGGAGCCAAAAGAACCATCACACGGGTCAATAATTTTGGGTACATGCCCCTTATCGAACCTATTGGCATTGATTATGTTGTCTGCCCTCGGCAATCTGCGATCAATTCTCTTCTTCATTTTATCCGGAGAGGAAGAATTATATCTTCTGTCAATATTCGAGGTGAAGAGGCGGAAGCTCTTGAGGCCTATGCTTATGAGGGATCACCAATTGTCGGTAAAGCGGTTAAGGATATCAATTTCCCGCGAGGGTGTCTTATTCTGTGCTTTCAGCGTCAAGACGAAGTTCTCATACCTCGAGGAGATACGATTATTCAACCGAAGGATCTTTTGATTATTATTTCGACGAGAAAAAATATTCCAAAAGTTGAAAAAGTCTTAACCACGAAAGTGGAGTTTTTCTAA
- a CDS encoding nitrite/sulfite reductase domain-containing protein, with translation MQKNDTPQGAILQRDKKTYAIVPRTPVGLVSPEILEALARVGRKFEVPIMKITSGQRIALVGLEEHQVEEVWNELKMDIGPAVGLCVHYVQACPGTEVCKFGLQDSLGFGLELEKMFVGMELPAKLKVGVSGCTMCCAESYVRDIGLIGKKKGWTMVIGGNASGRPRIGDILAEDLSRSDALELVNRFLIYYRDNSTKRNRSSMLLKKIGIDGVKAALL, from the coding sequence ATGCAAAAAAATGATACGCCTCAAGGCGCTATCCTGCAACGCGACAAGAAAACCTATGCGATTGTTCCTCGCACTCCCGTCGGACTTGTCTCACCAGAGATACTTGAAGCCTTGGCGCGGGTTGGTCGTAAGTTTGAAGTGCCGATCATGAAGATAACTTCAGGTCAGAGAATCGCACTCGTAGGCCTCGAGGAACACCAGGTGGAAGAAGTTTGGAACGAGCTAAAAATGGATATTGGTCCAGCTGTTGGATTATGTGTTCATTATGTGCAAGCCTGTCCAGGAACTGAAGTGTGCAAGTTCGGCCTCCAAGACTCTCTTGGCTTTGGCCTCGAATTGGAGAAAATGTTTGTCGGCATGGAACTTCCGGCCAAACTAAAAGTTGGAGTCTCTGGGTGTACCATGTGCTGTGCGGAAAGCTACGTTCGGGATATTGGACTGATTGGGAAGAAAAAAGGATGGACAATGGTCATTGGAGGCAATGCCTCAGGCCGCCCTCGAATTGGTGATATTCTGGCAGAGGATCTCTCTCGCTCGGATGCGCTTGAGCTTGTAAATCGATTTCTCATTTACTATCGTGATAATTCAACCAAACGCAATCGATCGTCAATGTTGCTCAAAAAAATTGGGATTGATGGTGTCAAAGCTGCATTGCTTTAA
- a CDS encoding nitrite/sulfite reductase domain-containing protein encodes MEKLPPKKALPKGVLAQRENGLYSFSPRTPLGQISAEYLNIINTVVQEYNLPSVRLTAGQKLKIQGIPEGCVDEVIERLGPIGEFSKCYVQTCPGKTTCRLGMQDSMSMADKLEKLLNTIELPWKFKAGVSGCSMSCSESYVRDLGLVGKKKGWTILFGGNAGKRVRIGDILIEDVGEERAFEVICKTLDFYCEKTKKRERTARFVERVGLEAIRDAVFSS; translated from the coding sequence ATGGAAAAACTTCCTCCCAAAAAAGCACTCCCCAAAGGCGTTTTAGCTCAAAGAGAGAACGGACTGTATTCATTTTCTCCCCGTACACCACTCGGTCAGATTTCAGCTGAATACTTGAATATCATTAATACAGTCGTGCAAGAATACAACTTGCCAAGTGTGCGACTAACAGCTGGGCAAAAACTTAAAATTCAAGGGATACCTGAAGGCTGTGTCGACGAAGTTATCGAACGCCTTGGGCCTATTGGAGAATTTAGTAAATGCTATGTCCAGACTTGCCCCGGCAAAACCACATGTAGACTTGGTATGCAGGATTCCATGAGTATGGCTGACAAACTCGAAAAACTTTTAAATACAATAGAGTTGCCTTGGAAATTCAAAGCAGGAGTTTCTGGTTGCTCCATGTCATGTTCTGAAAGTTACGTTCGTGACCTCGGGCTTGTGGGAAAGAAAAAAGGATGGACAATTCTCTTTGGTGGAAATGCTGGAAAAAGAGTTCGTATCGGGGATATCTTAATTGAAGATGTTGGCGAAGAAAGAGCCTTTGAAGTTATTTGTAAAACTCTTGATTTTTATTGTGAAAAAACAAAAAAAAGAGAGCGCACGGCGCGATTTGTCGAACGAGTTGGCTTAGAAGCGATCAGGGATGCTGTCTTTTCTTCCTGA
- a CDS encoding cupin domain-containing protein — protein MKKIELFEKHGFKDSNFSNYLVHESEYMKVINFNFKAGQTLPVHSHDLEGELTLTILEGEGEFLAADGASMPAHVGDVLISEISEPHGVKAKTDLRVLVMITPPI, from the coding sequence ATGAAGAAAATCGAATTGTTTGAAAAGCATGGATTTAAGGACTCAAATTTTTCCAATTACCTTGTACATGAATCTGAATATATGAAGGTGATTAATTTCAACTTCAAAGCTGGTCAAACGTTACCTGTGCATTCTCATGACCTTGAAGGGGAGTTGACATTGACCATCCTCGAAGGAGAAGGTGAATTCTTGGCTGCCGATGGAGCAAGTATGCCGGCTCATGTAGGAGATGTGCTTATTTCAGAGATATCAGAACCCCATGGCGTCAAGGCAAAGACAGACTTGCGTGTACTGGTAATGATCACACCTCCAATTTAA
- a CDS encoding ATP-binding protein, whose translation MTIIRKMISIDENLCNGCGECVPSCAEGALAIIDGKARLVSDVYCDGLGACLGECPTGALKVVVREADDFDPHAVSDLLKSQGRSIPEHMPTPQSLRIENHPTPQPRQGCPGAALHTMTPCGQANIPTSSPSTPSALSHWPVQLRLVPPTAPFLREADLLLTADCVPVAFPGYHSSFLPGKVVLMGCPKFDNKNEYIEKLAAIIRENRLNSITIMEMEVPCCSSMSIILTEAIKRVGVAVKTTRIIISRDGKILETTPVKVEI comes from the coding sequence ATGACTATTATACGGAAAATGATTAGTATTGATGAGAACTTATGCAATGGCTGTGGAGAGTGTGTGCCTTCTTGTGCAGAAGGGGCCTTGGCCATAATTGATGGTAAGGCTCGATTAGTGAGTGACGTCTATTGTGATGGCCTTGGAGCTTGTCTTGGTGAATGTCCCACAGGTGCGCTTAAGGTCGTCGTCAGGGAAGCAGATGATTTTGACCCTCACGCGGTATCTGACCTGCTGAAATCACAAGGAAGAAGTATACCAGAGCACATGCCAACCCCACAGAGCCTGCGAATTGAAAACCATCCAACTCCTCAGCCGAGACAGGGATGTCCGGGTGCCGCTCTGCACACGATGACACCATGCGGTCAAGCCAATATTCCTACGTCCTCACCAAGCACACCATCTGCTTTATCCCATTGGCCTGTACAACTTAGGTTGGTTCCCCCCACCGCCCCTTTCCTCCGGGAGGCAGATCTGTTGCTGACAGCTGACTGCGTTCCTGTTGCATTTCCAGGGTACCATAGCAGTTTCTTGCCAGGTAAAGTCGTTCTCATGGGATGCCCGAAGTTTGATAATAAAAATGAATATATTGAAAAATTAGCAGCTATTATTAGAGAAAACAGACTGAATTCTATTACCATAATGGAAATGGAAGTTCCCTGTTGTTCGTCAATGAGTATAATTCTTACAGAAGCAATTAAAAGGGTAGGAGTTGCAGTAAAAACAACTCGTATCATTATCTCTCGCGACGGTAAGATTTTGGAAACAACCCCTGTGAAGGTTGAAATTTAA
- a CDS encoding 4Fe-4S binding protein encodes MRRSYLAIPILALLLLAAHALRQADFGQFIALVMLVCILGTRNSWVRLVCIAVLVYGGVFWAQTTIDYILFRQAFHMPWVRLTCIMGSILIVNSIALWVLNSEESQRFFSQSKQTEHIRFASFFLTISGLVLAKSMAPFPILLIDRYLPGWGWVEVMLLGYYAQALSSALISPEKHIFYRPRIWGLFSVIFFAQFFLGILGFDQMLMTGVLHLPVPALIVSGPLYRGEGYFMIILFIVTLLLVGPAWCSHLCYIGAWDDRMSRFGPRPQARRGLKQLSIIGRLVTLTLSIGGAILCRSKGIPVLNMLIYAAAFGGLGICLMLFISRRVGMMTHCTAYCPMGLIAVILGKISLWRLRISPQCTGCGACIKKCRYNALDKVQIELRKPGYSCTLCGDCVSACKHGHIGYRLPFLSEKKAREIFIVLVVSLHAIFLGVARI; translated from the coding sequence ATGAGAAGATCCTATTTGGCCATACCGATACTCGCGCTTTTACTTTTAGCTGCCCACGCGCTACGGCAAGCTGATTTTGGTCAGTTCATAGCTCTTGTGATGCTCGTATGCATATTGGGCACACGAAACTCATGGGTCCGATTGGTCTGTATTGCGGTACTTGTCTATGGTGGTGTTTTTTGGGCTCAGACGACAATTGATTATATTCTTTTCAGACAAGCTTTTCATATGCCTTGGGTCAGACTCACTTGTATTATGGGCTCTATTCTCATTGTAAACAGTATTGCTCTGTGGGTGTTAAACAGTGAGGAAAGTCAAAGATTTTTTTCTCAATCCAAACAAACTGAACACATTCGTTTTGCCTCTTTTTTTCTTACAATCTCAGGTCTTGTCCTTGCGAAGTCCATGGCACCCTTTCCGATCCTCCTTATTGACCGATACCTTCCAGGGTGGGGGTGGGTGGAAGTCATGCTTCTTGGATACTACGCACAAGCATTGAGTAGTGCGCTTATATCACCTGAAAAACATATTTTTTATCGTCCTCGTATATGGGGCCTCTTTTCAGTTATCTTTTTTGCACAATTTTTCCTTGGCATTTTGGGTTTTGATCAGATGCTTATGACTGGAGTTCTTCATCTCCCTGTACCAGCATTAATTGTCTCTGGCCCCCTTTATCGAGGTGAAGGCTATTTTATGATCATTCTCTTTATAGTGACTCTTTTATTGGTAGGACCGGCTTGGTGCAGTCATCTTTGTTACATAGGTGCCTGGGATGATCGTATGAGTCGTTTTGGTCCTCGCCCCCAGGCGAGAAGGGGGTTGAAACAGCTTAGTATCATTGGGCGTTTGGTAACCCTAACACTCTCGATAGGAGGTGCTATTCTGTGTCGATCAAAAGGTATTCCCGTTTTAAATATGCTTATATATGCAGCGGCTTTCGGAGGACTTGGAATTTGTCTTATGCTCTTCATTTCAAGGCGAGTAGGCATGATGACTCATTGTACGGCATATTGCCCAATGGGACTGATTGCAGTCATTCTTGGCAAAATATCACTATGGCGTCTTCGAATATCTCCTCAGTGTACAGGGTGTGGGGCATGTATCAAAAAATGTCGTTACAATGCATTGGACAAGGTTCAGATAGAGTTACGGAAACCAGGATATTCATGTACTTTATGCGGTGATTGCGTCTCTGCATGCAAGCATGGGCATATAGGATATCGGTTGCCTTTTTTATCTGAAAAAAAAGCGAGAGAAATTTTCATAGTTTTGGTTGTCAGCTTACATGCCATTTTTTTAGGCGTAGCAAGAATCTAA
- a CDS encoding Crp/Fnr family transcriptional regulator — protein sequence MNKIEAVKSVMFFEGLPDEKFNKLAEISILKRYGKGQILFEADIPAHGFFAPIKGRVKIFRTSPSGKEQILHIFGPGEAFGEVPVFEGGTFPAHAQAIEECEALFFPRQDFENMIKADPDLAMKMMAMLSQKLRILVNKIDDLSLKEAPSRVASYLLLLRSSQESDTFKLDLPKGQIAFYLGTIQETLSRIFKRFTEQGIIDINGKKITILDIEQLQELASEGK from the coding sequence ATGAATAAAATTGAGGCAGTAAAATCTGTCATGTTTTTCGAGGGATTGCCTGATGAAAAATTTAATAAACTTGCAGAAATATCTATTCTGAAGCGGTATGGGAAAGGGCAAATCCTCTTTGAGGCGGATATTCCTGCCCATGGATTTTTTGCTCCAATCAAAGGGCGAGTCAAAATTTTTAGAACTTCGCCTTCTGGCAAAGAACAGATTCTCCATATTTTTGGGCCTGGAGAAGCTTTTGGTGAAGTTCCAGTTTTTGAAGGAGGAACATTTCCCGCTCACGCTCAAGCTATCGAAGAATGTGAAGCGCTTTTTTTCCCCCGCCAGGACTTTGAAAATATGATCAAAGCTGATCCGGATCTTGCTATGAAAATGATGGCAATGCTATCACAGAAACTTCGAATTCTAGTCAATAAAATTGACGATCTCAGTTTAAAAGAAGCTCCTTCACGTGTCGCTTCCTACCTTCTTCTCCTACGATCGTCGCAAGAGTCTGATACCTTCAAACTTGACCTCCCCAAAGGACAGATAGCGTTTTATCTTGGAACTATTCAGGAAACTCTTTCGCGTATTTTCAAACGTTTTACCGAACAAGGAATAATAGACATCAATGGGAAGAAAATAACCATTCTTGATATTGAACAACTTCAAGAGTTGGCAAGCGAAGGGAAATAA
- the rpsT gene encoding 30S ribosomal protein S20, producing the protein MANHKSALKRHRQSLKRRARNRISKTRIKNTVKAVRVAIEEKDVAKAQEALKEASSILDRAARKKVIHARQAERRISRLQTAINKIEA; encoded by the coding sequence TTGGCTAATCACAAGTCCGCCCTCAAAAGGCACCGTCAGAGCTTGAAGCGTCGCGCCCGTAACCGTATTTCCAAGACACGTATCAAGAACACCGTTAAGGCTGTTCGTGTTGCCATTGAGGAGAAGGACGTTGCAAAAGCTCAAGAGGCCCTGAAAGAAGCGAGCTCCATTCTTGATAGAGCTGCCCGCAAAAAGGTTATTCACGCTCGTCAGGCAGAACGACGTATCTCTCGTCTTCAGACTGCTATCAATAAGATTGAAGCCTAG